The proteins below are encoded in one region of Tsuneonella sp. CC-YZS046:
- a CDS encoding META domain-containing protein, whose translation MKTHFPLALAIVGAAALSACATYEQPAPITGLSGSTWKLVSIASTDDAQGVKTPGERSYALTFNVDGTLNGALDCNRAAGRWTTSGENGLSITPMTLTRALCPEPRLDTVLVEHLPHVASYQIKDGRLFLTLQADGGILEFEPAS comes from the coding sequence ATGAAGACGCATTTCCCGCTCGCGCTTGCAATCGTTGGAGCAGCGGCGCTCTCCGCCTGCGCGACCTACGAGCAGCCCGCTCCCATCACCGGCCTGTCCGGCTCCACCTGGAAGCTGGTGAGTATCGCTTCGACGGACGATGCGCAGGGCGTGAAGACGCCGGGCGAACGCAGCTATGCGCTCACCTTCAATGTGGATGGCACCCTGAACGGAGCGCTGGATTGCAATCGCGCGGCCGGGCGCTGGACCACCAGCGGCGAAAACGGGCTTTCGATCACGCCGATGACCCTCACCCGCGCGCTGTGCCCCGAACCCCGGCTCGACACCGTCCTGGTCGAACACTTGCCGCATGTCGCCAGCTACCAGATCAAGGACGGGCGTCTGTTCCTCACCCTGCAGGCCGACGGCGGCATCCTGGAGTTCGAACCGGCAAGTTGA
- a CDS encoding PAS domain-containing protein: MPSSREQDHSRFLLGLDDGRIRGILDTLPQMVWSTTPAGMADFFNRQWYEFTGLSHGDTDGEAWIDVLHPEDRPHIAAAWRESVTSGQPYEVEYRMRHHDGEYRWMLARGVALRDSEGAIERWFGTCTNVDQQKCTEERLGLISLELSHRIKNIFSVVGSIISLSVPRRSEFRPLAESIMARITALARAHDHFRPDVGDNGIAGARDLKGLIAVIMAPYQNSGSSEQRLLVEGDDVDIGTSATTALALLLHELATNSVKYGAFSNAGGQISIALENRGGIVMIRWRERGGPAILEKPEKRSFGTKLAQRAATAQLRGEIVYRWERAGLEVDISIPAESMG; encoded by the coding sequence GTGCCGAGTTCTCGGGAACAGGATCATTCCCGCTTTTTGCTGGGGCTGGATGACGGCCGCATCCGCGGGATTCTCGACACTTTGCCGCAAATGGTCTGGTCGACGACGCCGGCGGGCATGGCGGATTTCTTCAATCGGCAATGGTATGAATTTACGGGGTTGAGCCACGGAGACACGGACGGCGAAGCCTGGATCGACGTGCTCCATCCGGAGGACCGGCCGCATATCGCCGCCGCCTGGCGCGAATCCGTGACGAGCGGCCAGCCCTATGAGGTCGAATACAGGATGCGCCATCACGATGGCGAATATCGCTGGATGCTTGCCCGGGGCGTGGCCTTGCGGGACAGCGAGGGGGCGATCGAGCGGTGGTTCGGCACCTGCACCAATGTCGACCAGCAGAAATGCACGGAGGAGAGGCTGGGCCTGATCTCCCTGGAATTGTCCCATCGCATCAAGAATATCTTTTCCGTGGTAGGCAGCATCATCAGCCTTTCGGTGCCCCGCCGCTCGGAATTTCGTCCGCTGGCCGAAAGCATCATGGCCCGCATCACCGCGCTTGCCCGTGCCCACGATCATTTCCGCCCCGATGTCGGGGACAACGGCATTGCAGGCGCGCGCGATCTCAAGGGCCTGATCGCGGTGATCATGGCACCCTATCAGAATTCCGGCTCCAGCGAGCAGCGGCTTCTGGTGGAAGGGGACGATGTCGATATAGGGACTTCCGCGACCACGGCGCTGGCGCTGCTGTTGCATGAGCTGGCCACCAATTCCGTGAAATACGGCGCCTTCTCCAACGCTGGCGGGCAAATATCGATCGCGCTGGAGAATCGCGGCGGGATAGTGATGATACGCTGGCGCGAACGGGGCGGCCCCGCCATTCTCGAAAAACCCGAAAAGCGCAGTTTCGGGACGAAGCTGGCGCAGCGCGCGGCCACGGCGCAATTGCGCGGCGAGATCGTCTATCGCTGGGAGCGGGCCGGGCTCGAGGTGGATATATCCATTCCGGCAGAGAGCATGGGATAG
- a CDS encoding Crp/Fnr family transcriptional regulator produces the protein MNVPNPLDFNTNNLLHSLREKDLELLGPYLKEKHFEAGTVLYEPGDNVRTVYFPKGPTLVSFVIELADGRAVETVLVGREGAVGGIVSQGHLPAYARCVVQFSGPAFMIDSTELEVAKHQSMTLRHLFSRYADCLVAQMFQSIACNAVHTIEQRTAKWLLAAIDRTGSQEVPLTQEQLASMLGVGRSYISRVIGGMRTDSLIETRRGKIRAGELERLRCLSCDCNELVQRHFDRVLEGVYPHETELAV, from the coding sequence ATGAACGTTCCTAACCCATTGGATTTCAACACCAACAATCTTCTCCATTCGCTTCGGGAGAAGGATCTGGAACTGCTTGGCCCATATCTCAAGGAAAAGCATTTCGAAGCGGGAACAGTGCTTTACGAACCGGGCGACAATGTCCGGACGGTTTATTTCCCCAAAGGCCCTACGCTGGTTTCCTTCGTGATCGAACTGGCTGACGGACGGGCGGTGGAAACTGTGCTGGTGGGGCGAGAAGGGGCTGTCGGAGGGATCGTCAGCCAAGGGCACCTTCCCGCCTATGCGCGCTGCGTGGTCCAGTTTTCCGGCCCGGCCTTCATGATCGATTCCACCGAACTGGAAGTTGCCAAGCATCAGTCGATGACGTTGCGTCATCTGTTCTCGCGCTATGCCGATTGCCTGGTGGCGCAGATGTTCCAGTCGATAGCCTGCAATGCCGTGCATACGATCGAGCAGAGGACCGCGAAATGGCTGCTCGCGGCAATAGACCGCACCGGCAGCCAGGAAGTGCCGCTGACGCAGGAACAGCTCGCCTCCATGCTGGGCGTGGGGCGCAGCTATATCAGCCGGGTCATAGGTGGAATGCGCACGGATTCGCTGATCGAGACGCGCCGAGGCAAGATCAGGGCCGGAGAGCTGGAACGGCTTCGCTGCCTTTCCTGCGATTGCAACGAACTCGTCCAGCGCCATTTCGACCGCGTGCTGGAAGGCGTCTATCCCCATGAAACGGAGCTTGCCGTGTAA
- the corA gene encoding magnesium/cobalt transporter CorA, translated as MSVVTAYLYRQGKPVEPVSLDNAPVFTSPSDFVWIGLFEPSDAELRAVQQHYGLHPLAVEDALMAHQLPKVDVYGDQLFVVARTAHLEGDKILYGETAIFVGQHHIITVRHGSARAHTQLRAQLEAAPSLLNHGVDYVLHAILDFIVDGYLPIVETIEENVLEMEHRALDNFLDRAEIMRIFGLRRELMRFRRVLEPMSEMCTKLIHLELPCLDAEVRPYFQDVLDHVRRVAMRVESLRDVLTSVFEVSHLLESQRQGAITRQLAAWAAILAVPTAIAGIYGMNFRHMPELGTRYGYFVVLGVIAISCMGLYIRFKRAKWL; from the coding sequence ATGAGCGTCGTCACCGCCTATCTGTATCGCCAGGGCAAGCCGGTGGAGCCGGTTTCGCTGGATAATGCGCCCGTCTTCACCAGCCCTTCCGATTTCGTGTGGATCGGCCTGTTCGAACCGTCCGACGCGGAACTGCGGGCCGTCCAGCAGCACTATGGGCTGCATCCGCTGGCGGTGGAGGATGCGCTGATGGCGCATCAATTGCCGAAGGTCGATGTCTATGGCGACCAGCTTTTCGTGGTGGCCCGCACCGCGCATCTCGAAGGCGACAAGATCCTCTATGGCGAAACGGCGATCTTCGTGGGCCAGCACCATATCATCACCGTGCGTCACGGATCGGCGCGCGCGCATACCCAGCTTCGCGCGCAACTCGAGGCCGCCCCTTCCCTGCTGAATCACGGGGTGGATTACGTGCTGCACGCGATCCTGGACTTCATCGTCGACGGCTATCTCCCGATCGTCGAGACGATCGAGGAAAACGTGCTGGAGATGGAGCATCGCGCGCTGGACAATTTCCTGGACCGGGCGGAAATCATGCGGATCTTCGGCCTGCGCCGGGAATTGATGCGCTTCCGCCGCGTGCTGGAGCCGATGTCGGAGATGTGCACCAAGCTGATCCATCTCGAACTGCCTTGCCTCGACGCGGAGGTGCGGCCCTATTTCCAGGACGTGCTGGATCATGTCCGCCGGGTGGCGATGCGGGTGGAGAGCCTGCGCGACGTGCTGACCTCCGTGTTCGAGGTCAGCCATCTGCTGGAATCGCAACGCCAGGGCGCGATTACCCGCCAGCTCGCCGCCTGGGCCGCGATCCTCGCCGTGCCGACCGCCATCGCCGGCATCTATGGCATGAATTTCCGGCACATGCCCGAACTCGGCACGCGATACGGCTATTTCGTCGTGCTGGGAGTGATCGCAATATCGTGCATGGGGCTATATATCCGCTTCAAGCGCGCGAAATGGCTCTAG
- a CDS encoding LysR family transcriptional regulator produces MKRTHLPLNALRVFDAAARHLSFTRAADELAVTPAAVGQQIRALEDVLGVVLFRRTSKGLELTEEAMAGLDPLREGFLHFEESVRAMQAGQASHRYTIAAPRDFFESWLGPRLAAFRAANPEVHYALLDGEAADFTSANLDLAVLWAEGPGDLEGVMIGEPARWRVTAAGKTEDDEATCILWPGDPAAEGVDEPALSVADAGQALAAAAAGLGVATVPALLAESWIDAGRVEPLGEPVASRRAYWLVAPTPQWRQKKVKALVAHLTSA; encoded by the coding sequence ATGAAGCGCACTCATCTTCCGCTCAATGCCCTGCGTGTGTTCGATGCGGCGGCCCGGCACCTTTCGTTCACGCGCGCGGCCGACGAACTGGCGGTGACGCCGGCGGCGGTCGGCCAGCAGATTCGCGCGCTGGAGGATGTGCTCGGCGTCGTGCTGTTCCGCCGCACCAGCAAGGGCCTCGAACTGACCGAGGAAGCCATGGCCGGGCTGGACCCGTTGCGCGAAGGGTTCCTCCATTTCGAGGAATCGGTGCGGGCGATGCAGGCTGGGCAGGCGAGCCATCGCTACACCATTGCCGCGCCCCGCGATTTCTTCGAATCCTGGCTCGGGCCTCGCCTGGCGGCATTCCGCGCCGCCAATCCGGAAGTGCATTATGCCTTGCTGGATGGGGAAGCCGCGGATTTCACCAGCGCCAATCTCGATCTTGCCGTGCTCTGGGCGGAAGGCCCCGGCGATCTGGAAGGGGTCATGATCGGGGAGCCGGCAAGGTGGCGGGTCACCGCCGCGGGGAAGACGGAGGATGACGAGGCTACCTGCATCCTGTGGCCGGGCGATCCCGCTGCCGAGGGGGTGGATGAGCCTGCCCTCAGCGTTGCCGATGCGGGGCAGGCGCTGGCCGCCGCGGCGGCCGGGCTGGGCGTGGCCACCGTGCCCGCGCTGCTGGCCGAAAGCTGGATCGACGCCGGACGAGTGGAGCCGCTGGGCGAGCCTGTCGCCAGCCGCCGCGCCTACTGGCTGGTCGCGCCGACGCCGCAATGGCGGCAGAAGAAGGTGAAGGCCCTGGTTGCCCATCTGACCTCCGCCTGA
- the apaG gene encoding Co2+/Mg2+ efflux protein ApaG — protein MEQLFQHAAFTDGIAVRVAVNFMPEQSHVAAGKWFWVYHIRIENHSDITVQLISRHWRITDGQGLINYVDGEGVVGEQPVLEPGKSHDYVSGCPLNTPHGSMEGHYTFRREDGSLMEVAIPFFSLAAPATAG, from the coding sequence ATGGAACAGCTTTTCCAGCACGCAGCCTTCACAGATGGCATCGCCGTCCGCGTGGCGGTCAACTTCATGCCCGAACAATCCCACGTCGCCGCCGGGAAGTGGTTCTGGGTCTATCACATCCGGATCGAAAACCATTCGGACATCACGGTGCAGCTCATTTCGCGCCACTGGCGGATCACGGACGGGCAGGGCCTCATCAATTACGTCGATGGTGAAGGGGTGGTGGGCGAGCAGCCGGTGCTGGAACCGGGCAAGTCGCATGATTACGTGTCGGGCTGCCCGCTCAATACGCCGCATGGCAGCATGGAAGGGCATTACACCTTCCGCCGGGAAGATGGCTCGCTGATGGAAGTGGCGATTCCCTTCTTCTCGCTGGCGGCGCCGGCCACCGCCGGCTGA
- a CDS encoding PilZ domain-containing protein, producing the protein MSGPEESGGTTPRPGEEDRRQQARHVTTFRACRVESGGRVHIGIVRNISPGGAQIETKLNLSMGETLSYCWEGIEPIEADVVWREGDRVGVKNRVPVDGWETSHPPRAVRIPADLSCRVWEGDIIHRGRVANISQTGMRCEGEFDIAAGTQVTVEVGPLVLPNTTVRWCADGAAGLRFGTPIRMEMLITLLSDQTKPESPQTGKLAS; encoded by the coding sequence ATGTCCGGTCCTGAGGAAAGCGGGGGCACCACCCCCCGGCCAGGAGAGGAAGACCGCCGCCAGCAAGCGCGTCATGTCACGACCTTTCGTGCGTGCCGGGTGGAAAGCGGGGGCAGGGTCCATATCGGGATCGTACGCAATATTTCTCCGGGCGGGGCCCAGATCGAGACGAAGCTGAATCTCTCCATGGGCGAAACGCTTTCCTATTGCTGGGAAGGTATCGAGCCGATCGAGGCGGACGTGGTTTGGCGCGAAGGCGACCGGGTCGGGGTGAAGAACCGCGTTCCCGTGGATGGGTGGGAAACCAGCCATCCGCCGCGCGCCGTGCGCATTCCCGCCGATCTTTCCTGCCGGGTGTGGGAAGGGGACATTATCCACCGGGGGCGGGTGGCGAATATCTCGCAGACCGGCATGCGCTGCGAAGGAGAGTTCGACATCGCCGCCGGGACACAGGTTACAGTGGAGGTTGGGCCGCTGGTCCTGCCCAACACCACAGTGCGCTGGTGCGCGGATGGGGCGGCAGGGCTGCGGTTCGGCACGCCGATCCGGATGGAAATGCTGATAACCCTTCTTTCTGACCAGACGAAGCCGGAGAGCCCGCAGACGGGCAAACTGGCTTCCTGA
- the sugE gene encoding quaternary ammonium compound efflux SMR transporter SugE has product MAWVVLFIAGLFEIVWAAAMKQSHGFSRFWPSVVTIAAMLVSFGLLSWSMRSLPLGTAYTVWTGIGALGAFAVGILVLGEAATPLRLLAALLIVSGLALMKLTSS; this is encoded by the coding sequence ATGGCATGGGTCGTTCTGTTTATCGCCGGTCTGTTTGAAATCGTCTGGGCCGCCGCCATGAAGCAGTCGCATGGCTTTTCGCGCTTCTGGCCCAGCGTCGTCACCATAGCCGCCATGCTGGTGAGCTTCGGGCTGCTCTCGTGGTCGATGCGCAGCCTGCCCCTGGGCACGGCCTACACCGTGTGGACGGGGATCGGAGCGCTCGGCGCATTCGCCGTCGGGATTCTGGTGCTTGGCGAAGCGGCCACCCCGCTGCGTCTGCTGGCGGCGCTCCTTATCGTAAGCGGCCTTGCCTTGATGAAGCTGACCAGTTCGTAA
- a CDS encoding nitroreductase family deazaflavin-dependent oxidoreductase gives MSNDMDKYTGAANVGVDELKALPEQVVAELEAHKQLYLTDPEKAHYWDPGVIGVPGGPVACLLLEYTGRKSGKKLSMAIQYYRRNGKVAIVASKGGIEENPQWYLNLQADPNCYVRIGAKSSPAVARTATGAERAEWWAQIREEQPMQKTYESRTSREIPVVILEFPEGTDI, from the coding sequence ATGAGCAACGATATGGACAAATATACCGGCGCGGCCAACGTCGGGGTGGACGAACTCAAGGCCCTGCCCGAGCAGGTGGTGGCGGAGTTGGAAGCGCATAAGCAGCTTTACCTGACCGATCCCGAAAAGGCGCATTACTGGGACCCGGGGGTGATCGGCGTGCCCGGCGGTCCGGTCGCATGCCTGCTGCTCGAATATACCGGCCGCAAATCCGGCAAGAAGCTGAGCATGGCGATCCAGTATTACCGCCGGAACGGCAAGGTCGCCATCGTCGCCTCCAAGGGCGGGATCGAGGAAAACCCGCAATGGTATCTCAATCTCCAGGCCGACCCGAACTGTTATGTCCGTATCGGGGCGAAGTCGTCTCCGGCGGTGGCTCGCACCGCGACGGGGGCCGAACGCGCCGAATGGTGGGCACAGATCCGCGAGGAACAGCCGATGCAGAAGACCTACGAATCCCGCACCAGCCGCGAGATTCCGGTGGTCATCCTGGAATTCCCCGAAGGCACCGACATCTGA
- a CDS encoding PAS domain S-box protein has translation MKGEEHYAALVESSEDAIVAKDTDGIIISWNPAAERIFGYSAEEMVGQSIRRLLPPDRQGEEDEILARIRCGEMVGQFFTKRLHRDGTLIDVSVTVSPVRNADGEIVGASKIARDATHYLNTIWRLEESEKRFQLLANNIAQLAWIAQADGEIVWYNQRWFDYTGTNFEDMRGWGWRGVHHPDHLERVERRFRHSLETGELWEDTFPLRSRDGDYRWFLSRAEPIRDEQGAISQWFGTNTDITEQREQAEQIKLLLAEVNHRAKNMLATVQAIARRSAGDGTVESFIDQFERRVASLALNQDILVNRNWGEVPLTELVERQLAFVSEVADRIEVQGPDISIKPRGAEIIGMALHELATNALKHGALSVPAGKVTILWKHVEDGKALCIEWRERDGPPVAAPTRKGFGTQLIDWVPRHGLDAEVSLEYHPEGVVWSFTSKTTLSDQVVTAFP, from the coding sequence ATGAAAGGGGAGGAGCATTATGCCGCGCTGGTCGAATCCTCCGAGGATGCGATCGTCGCGAAGGACACCGACGGCATAATCATCAGCTGGAACCCCGCCGCCGAACGTATCTTCGGCTATTCGGCGGAGGAAATGGTCGGCCAGTCCATTCGCCGGCTGCTCCCCCCGGATCGTCAAGGGGAAGAGGATGAGATCCTGGCCCGCATTCGTTGCGGCGAGATGGTCGGGCAATTTTTCACCAAGCGGTTGCACAGGGACGGCACGCTTATCGATGTCTCGGTGACGGTTTCGCCTGTTCGCAATGCCGATGGCGAAATCGTCGGGGCCAGCAAGATCGCGCGGGACGCGACTCACTATCTCAACACGATCTGGCGGCTGGAGGAGAGCGAGAAGCGGTTCCAGTTGCTGGCCAACAATATCGCCCAGCTCGCATGGATCGCGCAGGCCGATGGGGAGATCGTCTGGTATAATCAGCGCTGGTTCGATTATACCGGCACGAATTTCGAGGATATGCGCGGCTGGGGCTGGCGCGGGGTGCATCATCCCGATCATCTCGAACGGGTGGAACGGCGCTTTCGCCATTCCCTTGAAACCGGCGAGTTGTGGGAAGACACATTCCCGCTGCGGAGCAGGGATGGCGATTATCGCTGGTTCCTCTCCCGGGCGGAGCCGATCCGGGACGAGCAGGGTGCGATAAGCCAGTGGTTCGGCACCAATACCGACATTACCGAACAGCGTGAGCAGGCCGAGCAGATCAAGCTCCTGCTGGCTGAGGTCAACCATCGCGCCAAGAACATGCTGGCGACCGTGCAGGCCATTGCCCGCCGATCCGCCGGCGATGGAACGGTGGAAAGCTTCATCGACCAGTTCGAGCGGCGTGTCGCCAGCCTTGCGCTCAATCAGGATATTCTCGTCAATCGCAACTGGGGCGAGGTTCCGCTGACCGAGCTGGTCGAACGCCAGCTTGCCTTTGTCAGCGAAGTGGCGGACCGGATCGAAGTGCAAGGCCCCGATATTTCGATCAAGCCCAGGGGGGCGGAGATCATCGGCATGGCCCTGCACGAACTGGCGACCAATGCGCTCAAGCATGGCGCGCTGTCCGTGCCCGCCGGCAAGGTCACGATTCTCTGGAAGCATGTGGAGGACGGCAAGGCGCTTTGCATCGAATGGCGCGAGCGGGATGGGCCGCCGGTGGCCGCGCCCACGCGCAAGGGTTTCGGCACGCAACTGATCGACTGGGTGCCCCGGCACGGCCTGGATGCCGAGGTTTCGCTGGAATATCATCCCGAGGGCGTGGTCTGGTCGTTCACCAGCAAGACCACTCTTTCGGATCAGGTTGTCACCGCCTTTCCTTGA